In Myxococcus stipitatus, the following are encoded in one genomic region:
- a CDS encoding periplasmic heavy metal sensor — protein sequence MFGFLFGGACLAGLVYTVRGGRRWHHHHRHGGGRWGWRMRLRWLFERLETSPGQEKVIIKAAEDLMESLGGMREELGGTRTSLAQALRGEHFDSGVLRERFAQHDVKMEHLRATVLGALSQVHEALDPRQRRELADIIENGWRMGHRGWHRHACGRHHEWRGEPPRGDDPRMM from the coding sequence ATGTTTGGATTCTTGTTCGGCGGCGCATGTCTCGCGGGCCTCGTCTACACGGTGCGGGGTGGGCGCCGGTGGCATCATCACCACCGGCATGGGGGCGGCCGGTGGGGTTGGCGCATGAGGCTGCGCTGGTTGTTCGAGCGGCTGGAGACCTCACCGGGCCAGGAGAAGGTCATCATCAAGGCCGCCGAGGACCTCATGGAGTCCCTGGGCGGCATGCGCGAGGAGCTCGGGGGCACCCGCACCAGCCTGGCCCAGGCGCTGCGAGGCGAACACTTCGACAGCGGCGTGCTGCGCGAGCGCTTCGCCCAGCACGACGTGAAGATGGAGCACCTCCGCGCCACGGTGCTGGGGGCCCTCTCGCAGGTGCACGAGGCGCTGGACCCTCGCCAGCGGCGTGAGCTGGCGGACATCATCGAGAACGGGTGGAGGATGGGGCACCGCGGCTGGCACCGGCATGCGTGTGGCCGGCACCACGAGTGGCGGGGTGAGCCGCCTCGCGGCGACGACCCTCGGATGATGTGA
- a CDS encoding ester cyclase, protein MTLPPKDAARRFYARLEEALRTGDVDVLDEVTALDAVDHQPDPGMKPGRAGIKEAFAGMCLAFSDVRFVVEDLVAEGDKVACRITTRATHRGPFLGFPATGRVVSYCVLDILRFSSEGQLLERWGLVEEGVLRQQLAGQ, encoded by the coding sequence ATGACACTGCCCCCGAAAGACGCCGCGCGCCGCTTCTACGCTCGACTGGAGGAAGCCCTCCGGACGGGAGACGTCGATGTCCTCGACGAGGTCACCGCGCTCGATGCCGTGGACCACCAGCCGGACCCTGGGATGAAGCCTGGGCGTGCAGGCATCAAGGAGGCCTTCGCGGGGATGTGCCTCGCGTTCTCCGACGTGCGCTTCGTGGTCGAGGACCTGGTGGCCGAAGGCGACAAGGTGGCGTGCCGCATCACCACGCGCGCCACGCATCGAGGCCCGTTCCTGGGCTTCCCCGCGACGGGGCGAGTGGTCTCCTACTGTGTCCTCGACATCCTGCGCTTCTCCTCAGAGGGGCAGTTGCTGGAGCGTTGGGGGCTCGTCGAGGAGGGCGTGCTGCGCCAGCAACTCGCCGGTCAGTGA
- a CDS encoding DEAD/DEAH box helicase produces the protein MATLIPALNQCLPRMQAGEKRLARRLEEKLEDDYLLWYDVPIGRTGHHPDFIVLHPRRGILVLEVKDWKRDALRDIDKARATLLTESGLKEVVNPFEQSRGYAQDIASLLEKDPVLRHTEGERRGKLMLPWSHGVVLTNITRAHFDEARLGDVLPPDRVICKDEMAEDVDPEKFQQRLWNMFPWVPAKPLSLPQLDRVRWHIFPEIRISGAQLDMFEQPHLETSLPDLIRVMDLQQEQLARSLGEGHRVIHGVAGSGKTMILGYRCVQLAKVLHQPILVLCFNRSLASWLEQHLLSRGVSGQVHVRRFHEWCREQLVAYHAGLPPQGLSSDEYAEQLVQRVIAATDKGLIPRAQYGAVLIDEGHDFEPEWLKLIAQMVAPETNSLLLLYDDAQSIYRRQRFSFKSVGIHAQGRTTILHLNYRNTAEILEFAYNHAKHVLTPEDADEDGVPLILPKSAGRRGPPPQTWGSKSLEGELQYISGRLRQFHEEGLHWNEMAVLYRSVGIGAAVVRAMHKACLPYQWVGKYTQQTPLDMKEDTVKVLTFHSSKGLEFPAIAIPGVGRSTKREVDAKEEARLLYVAMTRAVDRLVVTGLPEALRPRRPSMDSSSMV, from the coding sequence ATGGCGACGCTCATCCCAGCCCTCAATCAATGCCTCCCTCGGATGCAGGCGGGAGAGAAGCGGTTGGCGCGCCGGCTCGAGGAGAAGCTCGAGGATGACTATCTGCTCTGGTACGATGTGCCCATTGGCAGGACGGGACATCATCCAGACTTCATTGTCTTGCATCCACGCCGGGGCATCCTCGTCCTGGAGGTGAAGGATTGGAAGCGGGATGCCCTGCGTGACATCGATAAGGCGCGGGCGACCCTCCTGACGGAGTCAGGTTTGAAGGAGGTGGTGAATCCCTTCGAGCAGTCGCGAGGCTATGCGCAGGACATCGCCTCGCTGCTCGAGAAGGACCCGGTCCTTCGCCACACGGAGGGAGAGCGCCGCGGCAAGCTGATGCTCCCGTGGAGCCACGGCGTGGTCCTGACGAACATCACGCGGGCCCACTTCGACGAGGCGCGGCTCGGGGACGTCCTTCCGCCGGACCGAGTCATCTGCAAGGACGAGATGGCCGAGGACGTGGACCCGGAGAAGTTCCAGCAGCGGCTGTGGAACATGTTCCCGTGGGTGCCCGCGAAGCCGTTGTCGCTGCCTCAGCTCGACCGGGTCCGTTGGCACATCTTCCCGGAGATTCGCATCAGCGGAGCGCAGCTCGACATGTTCGAGCAGCCTCACCTGGAGACCTCCCTTCCGGACCTCATCCGGGTGATGGACCTTCAGCAGGAGCAGCTCGCGCGGAGCCTGGGCGAGGGGCACCGGGTCATCCACGGCGTGGCGGGCTCGGGCAAGACGATGATTCTGGGGTACCGCTGCGTGCAGCTCGCGAAGGTGCTCCACCAGCCCATCCTGGTGCTGTGCTTCAACCGCTCGCTGGCGAGCTGGCTGGAGCAGCACCTGCTGTCACGCGGTGTCTCCGGACAGGTGCATGTCCGCCGCTTCCACGAGTGGTGCCGTGAGCAGCTCGTCGCCTACCACGCGGGGCTCCCTCCGCAGGGGCTCTCGTCGGACGAGTACGCCGAGCAGCTCGTCCAGCGCGTCATCGCCGCCACCGACAAGGGGCTCATCCCGCGCGCGCAGTACGGCGCGGTGCTCATCGACGAAGGACACGACTTCGAGCCCGAGTGGCTCAAGCTCATCGCGCAGATGGTGGCGCCGGAGACCAACTCGTTGCTGCTGCTGTACGACGATGCCCAGTCCATCTACCGGCGCCAGCGCTTCAGCTTCAAGAGCGTGGGCATCCATGCTCAGGGGCGGACGACGATTCTCCACCTCAACTACCGGAACACGGCGGAGATTCTCGAGTTCGCATACAACCACGCGAAGCATGTCCTCACGCCGGAGGACGCGGACGAGGACGGCGTGCCGCTCATCCTGCCCAAGAGCGCGGGGCGGCGCGGACCTCCGCCGCAGACATGGGGGTCGAAATCGCTGGAGGGGGAGCTGCAGTACATCTCGGGCCGGCTGCGGCAGTTCCACGAGGAGGGCCTGCACTGGAACGAGATGGCGGTGCTCTACCGGAGCGTCGGCATTGGCGCTGCGGTGGTCCGAGCGATGCACAAGGCGTGTCTGCCTTACCAATGGGTGGGGAAGTACACGCAGCAGACGCCGTTGGACATGAAGGAGGACACCGTCAAGGTGCTCACCTTCCATTCCAGCAAGGGGCTGGAGTTCCCGGCCATCGCCATTCCCGGTGTCGGGCGTTCCACGAAGCGGGAGGTGGACGCCAAGGAGGAGGCGCGGCTGCTCTACGTGGCGATGACCCGCGCGGTGGACCGGCTCGTGGTGACGGGGCTTCCGGAGGCGCTGCGTCCACGGCGGCCCTCGATGGACTCGTCCAGTATGGTGTGA
- a CDS encoding response regulator transcription factor produces the protein MSTRVLLIDDDTRLYELLAQYLGQNGVSVAHAPDGGRGLAALEASAYDAVLLDVMMPGMDGLEVCKRIRSKSRIPVVMLTAKGDETDRVVGLELGADDYLPKPFSPRELLARLRAVLRRSQPAAVADRLEAGGLSIDVAGREVRSEGRLVDLTGLEFDLLVALVRRAGRVIPRDALLGEAGRSDTVVGERTVDVHISHLRQKLGDVGTRLIKTVRGVGYVFAKEGM, from the coding sequence ATGTCCACGCGAGTCCTGCTCATCGACGACGATACCCGCCTGTACGAACTGCTCGCCCAGTACCTGGGACAGAACGGCGTCAGCGTCGCGCACGCGCCCGATGGTGGGCGAGGGTTGGCGGCGCTGGAGGCCAGCGCGTACGACGCGGTGCTGTTGGATGTGATGATGCCGGGCATGGATGGGCTGGAGGTCTGCAAGCGCATCCGCTCCAAGAGCCGCATCCCGGTGGTCATGCTCACGGCCAAGGGCGATGAGACGGACCGCGTGGTGGGGCTGGAATTGGGCGCGGACGACTACCTGCCCAAGCCCTTCAGTCCCCGGGAGCTGCTCGCCCGGCTGCGCGCGGTGTTGCGCCGCTCGCAGCCCGCGGCGGTGGCGGACCGGTTGGAAGCGGGCGGGTTGTCCATCGACGTGGCCGGCCGCGAGGTGCGCAGCGAGGGACGGCTGGTGGACCTCACCGGCCTGGAGTTCGACCTGCTCGTGGCCCTGGTGCGCAGGGCCGGACGTGTCATCCCCCGGGATGCGCTGCTCGGTGAAGCGGGGCGCAGCGACACGGTGGTGGGCGAGCGCACCGTGGACGTGCACATCTCGCATCTGCGGCAGAAGCTGGGCGACGTGGGGACCCGTCTCATCAAGACGGTCCGCGGCGTGGGCTACGTCTTCGCCAAAGAGGGGATGTGA
- a CDS encoding serine hydrolase domain-containing protein: MYGRSSSFLRSVVLWMGLLAAGAASAKDTLVARIEAFIRAEQQRQGVVGLAVGVVHKGKVVLAKGYGSANLEHNVPVTADTLFQSGSVGKQFTAMAVMAQVEAGRLSLSDSITKFFPGAPAGWAPITVRHLLTHTSGIPDLEGEIDERKDYTDEDFVRYIAALPLEFTPGERWNYSNSGYVLLGILVNRVAGKFYGEVLAEQVFRPAGMKTARGISEDDIVPHRSSGYRREGDVVKHQAWVSPSLNTTGDGSLYFSVKDMVAWDAAVERRALLREESWREILSPVKLNSGSLQPYGFGWEVLTRAGQPLHRHSGAWQGFRSAYARFIGERLSIIVLANTAQASTSRFVEGIAALVNPALAMPSLAPIPDTEPEVAAQVVKLMEQVRDGTVDPARFAYVPKGLLRERFPLYRELLRKLGAPGPLVLVNREVRGDDRLYQYQVRVGEGTYLLSMGLIPDGRVSFFDVRAP, translated from the coding sequence ATGTACGGTCGCTCGAGTTCATTCCTTCGGTCCGTCGTCTTGTGGATGGGGCTGCTCGCCGCGGGGGCCGCGTCAGCGAAGGACACCCTGGTGGCTCGGATTGAAGCCTTCATCCGCGCGGAGCAGCAGCGGCAGGGCGTGGTGGGCCTTGCCGTGGGCGTCGTGCACAAGGGGAAGGTGGTCCTGGCGAAGGGCTATGGCTCGGCGAACCTGGAGCACAACGTGCCGGTGACGGCGGACACCCTCTTCCAGTCCGGTTCGGTCGGGAAGCAGTTCACGGCGATGGCGGTGATGGCCCAGGTGGAGGCGGGGCGGTTGTCGTTGTCCGACAGCATCACGAAGTTCTTCCCGGGGGCTCCGGCGGGCTGGGCGCCCATCACGGTGCGGCACCTGCTGACCCACACCTCCGGCATCCCGGACCTGGAGGGGGAGATTGACGAGCGCAAGGACTACACGGACGAGGACTTCGTGCGCTACATCGCCGCGCTGCCCCTGGAGTTCACGCCGGGCGAGCGATGGAACTACAGCAACTCGGGCTACGTGCTGCTGGGCATCCTGGTGAACCGTGTCGCGGGGAAGTTCTACGGCGAGGTCCTCGCGGAACAGGTCTTCCGGCCCGCGGGGATGAAGACGGCGAGAGGCATCAGCGAGGACGACATCGTCCCCCATCGTTCGTCGGGATATCGGCGCGAGGGTGATGTGGTGAAGCATCAGGCCTGGGTCTCGCCCTCGCTGAACACCACGGGGGATGGCTCGCTCTACTTCTCGGTGAAGGACATGGTGGCCTGGGACGCGGCGGTGGAGCGCCGTGCGCTGCTTCGCGAGGAGAGCTGGCGGGAGATTCTAAGCCCCGTGAAGCTCAACAGCGGAAGCCTGCAGCCCTATGGCTTTGGGTGGGAGGTGTTGACGCGCGCGGGGCAGCCGCTGCACAGGCACTCGGGGGCATGGCAGGGTTTTCGTTCCGCTTATGCCCGGTTCATCGGAGAGCGTCTCTCCATCATCGTGCTCGCGAACACCGCGCAGGCCTCGACGTCACGCTTCGTCGAGGGAATCGCCGCCCTCGTCAATCCCGCGCTGGCCATGCCGTCCCTCGCCCCGATTCCGGACACGGAGCCGGAGGTCGCCGCGCAGGTCGTGAAGCTGATGGAGCAGGTTCGTGACGGCACGGTGGACCCGGCCCGGTTCGCGTATGTCCCCAAGGGGCTGCTGCGCGAGCGGTTCCCCCTTTACCGGGAGCTGTTGCGCAAGCTGGGCGCGCCGGGTCCGCTGGTGCTGGTGAATCGCGAGGTGCGCGGGGACGACCGGCTCTACCAGTACCAGGTGCGCGTGGGGGAGGGGACCTACCTCCTGTCCATGGGGCTCATCCCCGACGGACGCGTGTCGTTCTTCGATGTGAGAGCGCCCTGA
- a CDS encoding sensor histidine kinase, which yields MRRHDKRRGPGSKRDECEVCGPDCEDSPEGLARCLCEAEEDAHKVEWHWASGSGDQSYSHKERRGPGGRREVEWHWASGSGDESYSYKERRQEADKIRRQAWEAAHAHLREHWKHHRHRNWRQHWRMSQLGHFVRARLHRRLFLWFGLSIFMTCVVVATVFNLVGGTTWKQEMERMRNFAGHRFEEVWDQPARRDALAQSIAKDLDVDVEIKDASDKVLVLAGGLCTSTELTIPVVRGETTLGQARLCYGSKRGKDPLKIMLPMLAACLVLWMASGKMARRLAKPVDVLVQATEALGSGRLNARAEVHPHATGEFAVLGVAFNDMARRIEKQVADQRELLAAVSHELRTPLARLRVLTELLRDGGGNPKTLDQVDREVVELDALVGELLASSRLDFGQITPRVLDGRTLATQALERAGLALELLDVDAPDAGLVGDATLLGRALANLLDNARRHGGGAKALRIQQQGEHLAFCVEDSGPGFQEGEETRIFQPFYRKDQSAEAREAGSLGLGLALIERIAQAHDGTTFAENREGGGARVGFTVRKAGPVREEKAAAA from the coding sequence ATGCGCCGGCACGACAAGCGCCGCGGGCCCGGCTCCAAGCGGGACGAATGCGAGGTCTGCGGCCCCGACTGCGAGGACAGCCCCGAGGGCCTCGCGCGGTGCCTGTGCGAGGCGGAGGAGGACGCGCACAAGGTCGAGTGGCACTGGGCCAGCGGCTCGGGGGACCAGTCGTACTCCCACAAGGAGCGGCGAGGGCCCGGCGGCAGGCGCGAGGTCGAGTGGCACTGGGCCAGTGGCTCGGGGGACGAGTCGTACTCCTACAAGGAGCGGCGCCAGGAGGCCGACAAGATACGGCGTCAGGCGTGGGAAGCCGCCCATGCGCACCTGCGCGAGCACTGGAAGCACCACCGGCACAGGAACTGGAGACAGCACTGGCGCATGAGCCAGTTGGGGCACTTCGTGCGTGCCCGGCTGCACCGGCGGCTCTTCCTGTGGTTCGGCCTGAGCATCTTCATGACCTGTGTGGTCGTGGCGACGGTGTTCAACCTCGTGGGTGGAACGACGTGGAAGCAAGAGATGGAGCGGATGCGGAACTTCGCGGGCCATCGCTTCGAGGAGGTCTGGGACCAGCCCGCGAGGCGGGATGCCCTGGCGCAGTCCATCGCCAAGGACCTGGACGTCGACGTCGAAATCAAGGACGCGAGCGACAAGGTGCTCGTGCTGGCTGGAGGACTCTGCACGAGCACGGAGCTCACCATTCCCGTGGTGCGCGGGGAGACGACGCTGGGACAGGCGCGCCTCTGCTACGGCAGCAAGCGCGGCAAGGACCCGCTGAAAATCATGCTGCCGATGCTCGCGGCATGCCTCGTCCTCTGGATGGCGTCCGGGAAGATGGCGCGAAGGCTGGCCAAGCCCGTGGACGTGCTGGTGCAGGCCACCGAGGCCCTGGGCTCCGGGCGGTTGAACGCACGCGCCGAGGTGCATCCTCACGCGACGGGCGAGTTCGCGGTGCTGGGAGTGGCCTTCAACGACATGGCCCGGCGCATCGAGAAGCAGGTGGCGGACCAGCGTGAGCTGCTCGCGGCGGTGTCCCATGAGCTGCGCACACCGCTGGCGCGGCTGCGTGTGCTGACGGAGCTCCTTCGCGACGGTGGAGGCAATCCCAAGACGCTGGACCAGGTGGACCGGGAAGTGGTGGAGCTGGATGCGCTCGTGGGCGAGCTGCTCGCGAGCTCGCGGCTGGACTTCGGTCAGATTACGCCGCGGGTGCTGGATGGACGGACGTTGGCGACGCAGGCGTTGGAGCGCGCGGGGCTCGCGCTCGAGTTGCTGGACGTGGACGCGCCGGACGCCGGACTGGTGGGGGATGCCACGTTGTTGGGCCGGGCCTTGGCGAACCTGTTGGACAACGCGCGAAGGCACGGCGGCGGCGCGAAGGCCCTGCGCATCCAGCAACAGGGCGAGCACCTGGCCTTCTGCGTGGAGGACTCGGGCCCGGGCTTCCAGGAAGGCGAGGAGACTCGAATCTTCCAGCCCTTCTACCGCAAGGACCAGAGCGCGGAGGCGCGCGAGGCGGGCTCACTGGGACTGGGGCTGGCGCTCATCGAGCGCATCGCGCAGGCCCACGATGGGACCACGTTCGCGGAGAATCGCGAAGGCGGCGGCGCACGCGTGGGCTTCACGGTGCGCAAGGCGGGTCCCGTGCGGGAGGAGAAGGCAGCGGCGGCGTAG
- a CDS encoding class I SAM-dependent methyltransferase, which yields MSKGESMGNLTARIEAFYGFLWPFLAEESTRYAYLDDAPGGRPMSELLNAIPARRGMKTGSRLVDVGCGKGRQLVELARGLEGEFVGVDPLEQNLELASTRVRQEGLGGRVSFLKGGLERLPLETASVDFVWCLDMLNHVEDLDCAMRECARVLRPGGSIMNCSALATDLLEPREAERVTSRLGLNPVTLSPEHMRAAHEKAGLRVVEYGTTTDEGSPFLEEFDEGLARHALRTGKLLRARSRVEARLGPEAFELLGAYDAWNIFLLLGKVTYGVWVLEHASGGSASTRPRP from the coding sequence ATGAGCAAAGGGGAGTCCATGGGCAACCTCACGGCGCGCATCGAAGCCTTCTATGGTTTTCTGTGGCCATTCCTGGCGGAGGAGTCGACACGGTATGCGTACCTCGACGATGCCCCTGGCGGGCGGCCCATGTCGGAGCTGCTCAACGCGATTCCGGCGCGGCGCGGCATGAAGACGGGCTCACGCCTCGTCGATGTCGGCTGCGGGAAGGGACGGCAGCTGGTGGAGCTCGCCCGAGGACTGGAGGGTGAGTTCGTCGGGGTGGACCCGCTGGAGCAGAACCTGGAGCTCGCCTCCACGCGTGTCCGCCAGGAAGGGCTCGGCGGACGTGTGTCGTTCCTCAAGGGAGGCCTCGAGCGGCTTCCCCTGGAGACAGCCTCCGTGGACTTCGTCTGGTGTCTGGACATGCTCAACCATGTCGAGGACCTCGACTGTGCCATGCGGGAGTGCGCCCGCGTGCTTCGCCCGGGGGGCTCGATCATGAACTGCAGCGCGCTGGCCACGGACCTGCTGGAGCCACGCGAGGCGGAGCGCGTCACGTCACGACTGGGACTCAATCCCGTGACGCTTTCGCCCGAGCACATGCGGGCCGCGCACGAGAAGGCCGGACTGCGCGTCGTCGAGTACGGCACCACCACGGATGAAGGCTCGCCCTTCTTGGAGGAGTTCGACGAGGGCCTCGCGCGCCATGCGCTGCGGACCGGCAAGCTGCTGCGTGCCCGCTCGCGGGTGGAGGCCAGGCTGGGCCCCGAGGCCTTCGAGCTGCTCGGCGCCTATGACGCGTGGAACATCTTCCTGCTGCTCGGGAAGGTGACGTACGGCGTCTGGGTCCTCGAGCATGCGAGCGGAGGGAGTGCCTCGACCAGGCCGCGTCCGTGA
- a CDS encoding cupin domain-containing protein has translation MGDTSVKKVESRRSPKGEMGQKYLASGVRVSMRLWEDEPPGEARPAAPRDYETVGFVLKGRAELHLEGQVILLNPGDSWLVPRGSSHTYKILETFSAVEATSPPAAVHGRDENARAQKPAKA, from the coding sequence ATGGGGGATACCAGCGTGAAGAAGGTGGAGAGCCGGCGCTCGCCCAAGGGGGAGATGGGGCAGAAGTACCTGGCCTCCGGCGTGCGAGTGTCCATGCGACTGTGGGAGGACGAGCCGCCAGGAGAGGCCCGGCCCGCCGCCCCGAGGGACTACGAGACGGTGGGCTTCGTGCTGAAGGGCCGCGCGGAGCTGCATCTGGAGGGGCAGGTCATCCTGCTCAACCCCGGGGACTCGTGGCTCGTGCCGCGCGGCTCCAGTCACACCTACAAGATTCTCGAGACGTTCTCCGCCGTGGAGGCGACCAGCCCTCCGGCCGCCGTGCATGGCCGCGACGAGAACGCTCGCGCGCAGAAGCCCGCGAAGGCGTGA
- a CDS encoding cold-shock protein — protein MAIGTVKWFNDAKGFGFIAQEGGEDVFCHHTAINMDGFRTLQEGQRVEFEVTRGPKGLQAQNVRAFNG, from the coding sequence ATGGCAATCGGTACTGTGAAGTGGTTCAACGACGCCAAGGGTTTCGGCTTCATCGCTCAGGAGGGCGGTGAGGACGTGTTCTGCCACCACACGGCCATCAACATGGATGGCTTCCGCACCCTTCAGGAAGGGCAGCGTGTGGAGTTCGAGGTGACCCGTGGCCCCAAGGGGCTGCAGGCGCAGAACGTTCGCGCGTTCAACGGCTAG
- a CDS encoding 2OG-Fe(II) oxygenase, which translates to MSAATLEEGPLRGPGFFLDRTALRALALAHRATYAASRPYPHVAIDGFLGTPLASGLAGLFPGATEASWKRRDHVEQAARLGQLQRKAFEDVPGALRHLLSEFSSMSFIDFLESLTGVQGLIADPHFRGAGLHLTLRGGHLALHADFNRDRFRALTRRLTVLYYLNPDWEPAWGGDLELWSADLSRCETRIAPILDRLVVMAHGDDYWHGHPTPLACPEGRGRAAVAAYFYTAENSPDAPEPHSAIWAPTSSKSNTPRT; encoded by the coding sequence GTGAGTGCCGCCACCCTCGAAGAGGGGCCCTTGAGGGGGCCCGGCTTCTTCCTCGACCGGACCGCGCTCCGCGCACTCGCGCTCGCACATCGAGCCACGTACGCGGCCTCCCGCCCCTATCCCCATGTCGCCATCGACGGCTTCCTGGGAACACCGCTCGCCTCCGGCCTCGCCGGCCTCTTCCCGGGTGCGACCGAGGCCTCGTGGAAGCGGAGGGACCACGTGGAGCAGGCCGCGCGCCTGGGCCAGCTCCAGCGCAAGGCCTTCGAGGACGTCCCGGGGGCCCTCCGTCACCTGCTCTCGGAGTTCTCCAGCATGTCGTTCATCGACTTCCTGGAGTCACTGACGGGAGTGCAGGGGCTCATCGCGGACCCGCACTTCCGAGGCGCGGGGTTGCACCTCACCTTGCGCGGGGGCCACCTGGCGCTGCACGCCGACTTCAATCGAGACCGGTTCCGCGCGCTCACACGCCGCCTCACCGTCCTCTACTACCTGAACCCCGACTGGGAACCCGCCTGGGGCGGAGACCTCGAGTTGTGGAGCGCCGACCTCTCGCGGTGCGAGACACGAATCGCGCCCATCCTCGACCGGCTCGTCGTGATGGCGCATGGCGACGACTACTGGCACGGCCACCCCACTCCCCTGGCCTGTCCCGAGGGACGCGGACGGGCCGCAGTCGCCGCCTACTTCTACACCGCGGAGAACTCTCCGGACGCCCCCGAGCCCCACAGCGCCATCTGGGCCCCCACCTCATCCAAATCCAACACACCGCGGACGTGA
- a CDS encoding ABC transporter permease → MNAEVSTAQAPVAATSPAPAVPGTLALQWATVRVLMARDVVRFFRQPSRVVGALAQPILFWFVIGSGFAGSFRVEGAQGLGYQQFFFPGVVTMVLLFSAIFATITVIEDRREGFLQAVLAGPGSRLAVVLGKSLGSSAIALMQASLFLLLAPLAGVSASTVNLPLLAGVMVLSALALTGMGMSLAWWVRSSAGYHAVMSIVLLPMWVLSGAMFPLKGAGTWLSWVMTLNPMRFSVEGVRRALYGAEASLAVGTSMSGAGLEVPVLLAFATVFVGLAAVSVSRRE, encoded by the coding sequence ATGAACGCCGAGGTTTCCACCGCGCAGGCCCCCGTGGCGGCCACTTCTCCCGCTCCAGCCGTGCCGGGGACACTCGCGTTGCAGTGGGCGACTGTTCGGGTGCTGATGGCGCGGGACGTGGTGCGCTTCTTCCGTCAGCCCAGCCGCGTCGTCGGCGCGCTCGCGCAGCCCATCCTGTTCTGGTTCGTCATCGGCTCGGGCTTCGCCGGCTCCTTCCGCGTGGAGGGGGCGCAGGGGCTGGGCTACCAGCAGTTCTTCTTCCCGGGCGTCGTCACGATGGTGCTGCTCTTCAGCGCCATCTTCGCCACGATTACCGTCATCGAGGACCGGCGCGAGGGCTTCCTCCAGGCCGTGCTCGCGGGGCCGGGGTCCCGGCTGGCGGTGGTGTTGGGCAAGTCGCTGGGCTCGTCCGCCATCGCGTTGATGCAGGCGTCGTTGTTCCTGCTCCTCGCGCCCCTGGCGGGGGTGAGCGCGTCCACCGTCAACCTGCCGCTGCTCGCCGGGGTGATGGTGCTGTCCGCGCTGGCGCTGACGGGCATGGGCATGTCGCTGGCGTGGTGGGTGCGCTCCAGCGCGGGCTATCACGCGGTGATGAGCATCGTGCTGCTCCCCATGTGGGTGCTCTCCGGCGCGATGTTCCCCCTGAAGGGCGCGGGCACGTGGCTGTCGTGGGTGATGACGCTCAACCCCATGCGCTTCTCCGTGGAGGGTGTGCGGCGCGCGCTGTACGGCGCGGAGGCGTCGCTGGCGGTGGGCACGTCCATGTCCGGAGCGGGGCTGGAGGTGCCGGTGCTGCTGGCCTTCGCGACGGTGTTCGTGGGCCTGGCCGCGGTGAGCGTCAGCCGCCGCGAGTAG
- a CDS encoding carboxypeptidase regulatory-like domain-containing protein, giving the protein MKLRTLGLTMLGAAGLLSLSACKKEEAAAAPPSTPEAPSAARAPEAEKVHAASPIQAPAGKGVVKGTVSFTGTPPPAEDLPASSDPACEGRGAKDESVLVKDGKLANVLVRVRGAVAGAPAPSTPVVVDQSKCTYVPRVQGAMVGQSVAFKNSDGTLHNVRGLVGTKAAFNVAQPPMAASVNKPVPSDEVLKLKCDIHPWMTAYVVSNANPYFATTGADGAFTLEGLPAGKYTVEAWHETFGTKTAEVTVKDDAPADVSFAFAATDASAKK; this is encoded by the coding sequence ATGAAGCTGCGCACGCTCGGCCTGACGATGTTGGGAGCCGCGGGGCTCCTGTCCCTGTCCGCCTGCAAGAAGGAGGAGGCCGCGGCCGCGCCTCCTTCCACCCCCGAGGCACCGAGCGCGGCCCGCGCGCCGGAAGCCGAGAAGGTCCACGCGGCGTCGCCGATTCAGGCGCCCGCCGGCAAGGGTGTGGTGAAGGGCACGGTGAGCTTCACGGGCACGCCGCCGCCCGCCGAAGACCTGCCCGCGAGCAGCGACCCTGCTTGTGAGGGACGCGGCGCGAAGGACGAGTCGGTGCTGGTGAAGGACGGGAAGTTGGCGAACGTGCTGGTGCGCGTGCGCGGAGCTGTCGCGGGAGCACCTGCCCCGTCCACGCCCGTGGTGGTGGACCAGTCGAAGTGCACCTACGTGCCGCGTGTCCAGGGCGCGATGGTGGGGCAGTCGGTCGCCTTCAAGAACAGCGACGGCACGCTGCACAACGTGCGCGGACTGGTGGGGACGAAGGCGGCCTTCAACGTCGCGCAGCCGCCGATGGCCGCGTCGGTGAACAAGCCCGTTCCGTCCGATGAAGTGCTGAAGCTCAAGTGCGACATCCATCCGTGGATGACCGCGTACGTGGTGAGCAACGCCAACCCGTACTTCGCCACCACGGGAGCGGATGGCGCGTTCACCCTCGAGGGGCTGCCCGCGGGGAAGTACACCGTGGAGGCCTGGCACGAGACGTTCGGCACGAAGACGGCCGAGGTCACCGTGAAGGACGACGCTCCGGCCGACGTGTCCTTCGCGTTCGCCGCCACGGACGCCTCCGCCAAGAAGTAG